The following coding sequences lie in one Cannabis sativa cultivar Pink pepper isolate KNU-18-1 chromosome 5, ASM2916894v1, whole genome shotgun sequence genomic window:
- the LOC133037921 gene encoding probable aquaporin PIP1-2 — protein MQCLGAICGAGVVKGFENASTFERLGGGANVVNAGYTKGDGLGAEIIGTFVLVHTIFSATDAKRNARDSHVPILAPLPIGFAVFLVHLATIPITGTGINPARSLGAAIIFNKDHAWDDHWIFWVGPFIGAALAAVYHQIVIRAIPFKSRA, from the exons ATGCAGTGCCTTGGTGCCATCTGTGGTGCTGGTGTTGTAAAGGGCTTTGAGAATGCCTCAACTTTTGAAAGGTTGGGAGGTGGAGCTAATGTTGTTAACGCTGGCTACACCAAGGGTGATGGTCTTGGTGCTGAGATTATTGGCACCTTTGTCCTTGTCCACACTATTTTCTCAGCCACTGATGCCAAGAGAAACGCCAGAGACTCTCATGTCCCT ATCTTGGCTCCTTTGCCAATTGGGTTTGCAGTGTTCTTAGTTCACTTGGCAACTATCCCCATAACTGGAACTGGAATCAACCCTGCAAGGAGTCTTGGAGCTGCAATCATCTTCAACAAGGACCATGCTTGGGATGACCAT TGGATCTTCTGGGTTGGGCCCTTCATTGGAGCTGCTCTTGCTGCTGTATACCACCAGATAGTCATCAGAGCCATTCCTTTCAAGTCCAGGGCTTGA
- the LOC133037920 gene encoding S-protein homolog 6-like: MEKALICSVLLMMMVNMISSSSSSSIVLSNNNDNNNNYDEKIGGVFVYKTTVKIFNNLNEGVQLTVHCKSADDDLGAHVVANNGEYEFKFRINFAGTTLYNCGLTWIGATGSFDLFKASRDSLRCANTCVWRAHNDGVYGFKEDSTKPDIIYKWA, from the coding sequence atGGAAAAAGCTTTGATTTGCTCAGTGCTACTGATGATGATGGTCAATATgatttcatcatcatcatcatcatcgatAGTATTatctaataataatgataataataataattatgatgAGAAAATCGGAGGAGTATTTGTATACAAAACAACGGTAAAAATCTTTAATAACTTGAATGAGGGGGTCCAACTTACAGTTCATTGCAAGTCTGCCGATGACGATTTGGGAGCTCATGTTGTTGCCAACAATGGAGAATACGAGTTCAAATTTAGAATCAATTTCGCAGGTACTACGTTGTATAACTGTGGTCTTACATGGATTGGGGCGACTGGATCTTTTGATTTGTTTAAGGCAAGCAGAGATTCCTTAAGATGTGCTAACACGTGTGTTTGGAGGGCTCATAATGATGGTGTTTATGGCTTCAAAGAGGATAGCACCAAACCTGATATTATTTACAAATGGGCCTAA